A region of Capra hircus breed San Clemente chromosome 11, ASM170441v1, whole genome shotgun sequence DNA encodes the following proteins:
- the RXRA gene encoding retinoic acid receptor RXR-alpha codes for PPPAGWNELLIASFSHRSIAVKDGILLATGLHVHRNSAHSAGVGAIFDRVLTELVSKMRDMQMDKTELGCLRAIVLFNPDSKGLSNPAEVEALREKVYASLEAYCKQKYPEQPGRFAKLLLRLPALRSIGLKCLEHLFFFKLIGDTPIDTFLMEMLEAPHQMT; via the exons ccaccccccgcaggcTGGAACGAGCTGCTCATCGCCTCCTTCTCCCACCGCTCCATCGCCGTGAAGGACGGCATCCTCCTGGCCACCGGGCTGCACGTGCACCGCAACAGCGCCCACAGCGCGGGCGTGGGCGCCATCTTCGACAG gGTGCTGACGGAGCTGGTGTCCAAGATGCGGGACATGCAGATGGACAAGACGGAGCTGGGCTGCCTGCGCGCCATCGTCCTCTTCAACCCCG actccaaggggctctcaaaccCAGCCGAGGTGGAGGCGCTTCGCGAGAAGGTCTACGCGTCCCTGGAGGCCTACTGCAAACAGAAGTACCCCGAGCAGCCAGGGAG GTTCGCGAAGCTGCTGCTGCGCCTGCCCGCCCTGCGCTCCATCGGCCTCAAGTGCCTGGAGCACCTCTTCTTCTTCAAGCTCATCGGGGACACGCCCATCGACACCTTCCTCATGGAGATGCTGGAGGCCCCGCACCAGATGACTTAG